One genomic window of Rhizobium sp. Pop5 includes the following:
- a CDS encoding serine hydrolase — translation MTTRINCSGTHRHIGATIMVSTPPTIAEGKHTDPEIAASGETGFKSDPVKRFDDLEKGGRLAGLHGVVALRGGRIVFERYNDGNDMKWGQSLGNVRFGPDTLHDIRSVTKSIVGLLYGIALEEGRVPGLDEPIVAQFPEYADLAGDPQRRRLTIRHALTMTLAMEWNENLPYTDAANSEIAMEQAQDRYRFILDRPILAEPGRGWIYSGGAVALLGTIIERGTGQSLPAFASEKLFSPLGIDTTEWIRGQDGKASAASGLRMAPRSLARIGQMMLDGGRTDGRAVVPESWLEQSFQPAAMVDIGWPGMHYGYLWYLGEEAITDRTGTYGERFIAALGNGGQRLFVFPGLDFVLAIAAGNYDSPDQWRAPAALLYEVFLPSLTAT, via the coding sequence ATGACTACCCGAATAAATTGCAGCGGAACCCACAGGCATATAGGAGCGACAATAATGGTGAGCACGCCACCGACCATCGCTGAGGGAAAGCATACCGACCCAGAGATTGCCGCCTCGGGCGAGACAGGATTCAAGTCCGATCCGGTAAAACGTTTTGACGATTTGGAGAAAGGCGGAAGACTTGCGGGCCTTCATGGGGTCGTCGCCCTTCGCGGCGGCCGTATCGTCTTCGAGCGGTATAACGACGGCAACGATATGAAATGGGGGCAGTCGCTCGGGAATGTCCGATTCGGGCCGGACACACTCCACGATATCCGATCCGTCACGAAAAGCATCGTCGGCCTGCTCTATGGCATTGCACTTGAAGAGGGTCGCGTGCCGGGGCTTGACGAGCCGATCGTCGCGCAGTTTCCGGAATATGCCGATCTTGCCGGTGATCCACAGCGCAGGCGCCTGACCATCCGGCATGCCTTGACGATGACCCTTGCTATGGAGTGGAACGAAAACCTGCCCTACACCGATGCGGCCAACAGCGAGATCGCCATGGAACAGGCGCAGGATCGCTATCGCTTCATCCTCGATCGGCCGATCCTTGCGGAGCCGGGACGGGGTTGGATCTACAGCGGCGGGGCTGTTGCATTGCTTGGCACGATCATTGAGCGAGGCACCGGTCAATCCTTGCCGGCATTTGCAAGCGAAAAGCTGTTCTCTCCTCTCGGAATCGACACCACTGAATGGATCCGGGGCCAGGACGGCAAAGCGTCAGCCGCGTCGGGCCTGCGGATGGCGCCGCGCTCGCTCGCCCGAATCGGGCAGATGATGTTGGACGGCGGCAGAACGGACGGTCGTGCTGTCGTTCCCGAATCCTGGCTTGAACAGAGTTTCCAGCCGGCCGCCATGGTCGATATCGGTTGGCCGGGAATGCATTACGGCTATCTGTGGTATCTGGGCGAGGAGGCCATCACGGATAGAACAGGAACCTATGGCGAGCGCTTCATCGCCGCACTTGGGAATGGCGGGCAGCGGCTCTTTGTTTTCCCGGGCCTCGACTTCGTCCTTGCGATTGCCGCCGGCAATTACGATTCTCCCGACCAGTGGAGAGCACCTGCCGCACTGTTGTACGAGGTATTTCTGCCCAGCCTGACGGCCACCTGA
- a CDS encoding dihydrodipicolinate synthase family protein — protein sequence MTTGWKGVFPAVTTQFNEDLSVDLTATQRVQDALVNDGVNGLIVMGTCGENNSLDPDEKRTILKAAVEVVNGRVPVVTGVSEFDTRRAVAYARDAEKLGADGLMLLPAMVYVPKPEELIAHFRTVAEATSLPIMLYNNPPAYRVNIGADVLKVLADVPNIKAVKESAPDPRRFTDLINAFGDRFDIFAGLDDVALEGLMLGAKGWVSGLTSAFPQESVQLVAAAERGDWEEARKIYRWFMPLLHLDAEHDLVQSIKLAEQIMGRGSERVRLPRLPLSGARRAEVTAMVEKAAATRPSKIGKAA from the coding sequence ATGACGACAGGATGGAAGGGCGTATTTCCCGCCGTAACGACACAATTTAACGAAGATCTTTCCGTGGATCTCACCGCGACGCAGCGCGTCCAGGACGCGCTCGTCAATGACGGCGTCAACGGGCTGATCGTCATGGGCACGTGCGGCGAGAACAACTCGCTCGACCCCGATGAGAAGCGCACGATTCTGAAAGCCGCCGTCGAGGTGGTCAACGGCCGTGTTCCCGTCGTGACAGGCGTGTCCGAATTCGACACGCGCCGCGCCGTCGCCTATGCCCGCGATGCCGAAAAACTTGGCGCCGACGGCCTGATGCTGCTGCCGGCCATGGTCTATGTACCGAAGCCGGAGGAACTGATCGCGCATTTCCGCACCGTCGCGGAAGCGACCTCGCTGCCGATCATGCTCTACAACAACCCGCCGGCCTACCGCGTCAACATCGGCGCCGACGTGCTGAAGGTGCTTGCCGACGTGCCGAACATCAAGGCGGTCAAGGAAAGCGCGCCGGATCCGCGCCGCTTCACCGATCTCATCAACGCCTTCGGCGATCGCTTCGATATCTTCGCCGGCCTCGACGACGTCGCGTTGGAAGGCCTGATGCTTGGCGCCAAGGGCTGGGTCTCCGGCCTCACCAGCGCCTTCCCGCAGGAATCCGTGCAGCTCGTCGCGGCCGCCGAACGTGGCGATTGGGAAGAAGCCCGCAAGATCTATCGCTGGTTCATGCCGCTTCTGCATCTCGATGCCGAACATGACCTCGTCCAGTCGATCAAGCTCGCCGAGCAGATCATGGGCCGCGGCTCCGAACGCGTCCGCCTGCCGCGTCTGCCGCTTTCGGGCGCCCGTCGCGCCGAAGTCACCGCGATGGTCGAAAAGGCCGCCGCGACGCGCCCGTCGAAAATCGGCAAGGCGGCTTGA
- a CDS encoding alpha-L-rhamnosidase, with protein MNFQPAAINGDLVSRAWSGDMIAPLSDGGQGTQASFVSKTFDHDGGGRPAELFISALGLYRCFINGVRVGTDLLTPGWTNYDDRIAYQRYDVSSLLKSGLNRIEIWLADGWYRSPIMWGVKAIPNCWGDRIGAIADLVGTAGTILSTDTSWRSGLLPILKSGIYFGEIYDARRESLAETHGTERLPFDKGLLVAHETTAVRELQPLAPVSSWTDEEGRTIYDFGQNVGGYVRYIVRGTGGAEVRVEHSEVLGPDRHFDNRNYRAAAAHTLYTLRGDGDETYAPHFTFHGFRYARVTITGNAKIVEIASIPISSVPEPAGGFTSGNPLVNRLVENTIWSQRANFVEVPTDCPQRDERLGWTGDAQVFAATACWLSDSQSFLRKYLRDVIADQREDGAVSHFSPDPTRLHPADFPGYAGSTGWGDAIVVIPWVLYTHYGDRAVLSECLDSMVRWVDFVWSISDGPIVRPPSHWGARGFTFGDWLQPVGDNRKPRPTIADDCAATLYHFISTDLLAKIAAVLGEDALEEQMKRRADEIRQAFANEFITPAGRLAHNDQTSYALAFLQDLIPAEHDEAARRHFRQVIIDADYKIGTGFIGTPALLPALTKLGMDDLAEKVFLQEDVPGWLYQVSKGATTIWERWDSMAPDGTIYEPDMNSYNHYAYGAVCQWLFECVAGISPSPDAPGFAEVIVDPAPIPSLSPVSAYHDISQGRIEAGWRYADNEVTYVLTLPEGCVGRFRPGRRHRNPSLDGKPVTGEAVLSPGTHQLVFSLPDH; from the coding sequence ATGAACTTTCAGCCGGCAGCCATCAACGGCGATCTCGTTTCGCGCGCCTGGTCGGGGGATATGATCGCACCACTGTCGGACGGCGGTCAGGGAACACAGGCAAGCTTCGTCTCCAAAACCTTCGATCACGATGGCGGCGGACGTCCGGCCGAACTCTTCATCTCGGCGCTCGGCCTCTACCGGTGCTTCATCAATGGCGTCCGCGTCGGCACCGATCTTTTGACGCCGGGCTGGACGAACTATGACGATCGCATTGCCTATCAGCGATACGACGTGTCGAGCCTGCTCAAATCAGGCCTCAACCGGATCGAGATCTGGCTCGCCGACGGATGGTACCGGTCGCCCATCATGTGGGGTGTCAAGGCGATTCCGAACTGCTGGGGCGATAGGATCGGCGCCATTGCGGATCTGGTGGGGACGGCTGGCACCATCCTGTCCACCGATACGAGCTGGCGGAGCGGCCTTCTGCCCATTCTGAAGTCGGGGATCTATTTCGGCGAGATCTATGACGCGCGCCGGGAAAGCCTCGCGGAAACCCATGGGACCGAGAGATTGCCGTTCGACAAGGGGCTGCTCGTCGCCCATGAGACCACGGCGGTGCGGGAGTTGCAGCCGCTCGCCCCGGTCAGCAGCTGGACCGACGAGGAAGGCAGGACGATCTATGACTTCGGCCAGAATGTCGGCGGCTATGTCAGATATATCGTCCGCGGCACGGGCGGCGCCGAAGTGCGGGTGGAGCATTCGGAAGTCCTCGGTCCCGATCGCCATTTCGACAATCGCAACTATCGTGCGGCCGCAGCGCACACGCTCTACACGCTGCGGGGAGACGGCGACGAGACCTATGCGCCGCATTTCACCTTCCATGGCTTCCGCTATGCCAGAGTGACCATCACTGGGAACGCCAAGATCGTTGAAATCGCATCGATCCCGATCTCGTCGGTGCCCGAGCCCGCCGGCGGCTTCACTTCAGGGAACCCGCTCGTCAATCGCCTCGTCGAGAATACCATCTGGTCGCAGCGCGCCAATTTCGTCGAAGTGCCCACAGATTGCCCGCAGCGCGACGAGCGCCTGGGCTGGACCGGCGACGCCCAGGTGTTTGCCGCAACCGCATGCTGGCTGAGCGACAGCCAGTCCTTTCTCAGGAAATACCTGCGCGACGTGATCGCCGACCAGCGCGAGGACGGGGCCGTCTCGCATTTCTCGCCGGACCCCACTCGTCTGCATCCCGCCGATTTCCCGGGCTATGCCGGCTCGACCGGCTGGGGCGACGCGATAGTCGTCATCCCCTGGGTGCTCTACACCCATTACGGCGATCGGGCCGTTCTTTCGGAATGCCTGGATTCCATGGTGCGCTGGGTCGATTTCGTCTGGTCCATCTCGGATGGCCCGATCGTGCGTCCGCCGTCGCACTGGGGCGCCCGCGGCTTCACCTTCGGCGACTGGCTGCAGCCGGTCGGCGACAACAGGAAACCGCGCCCGACGATTGCCGACGATTGTGCGGCTACCCTCTACCACTTCATCTCGACAGACCTTCTGGCAAAAATTGCAGCCGTTCTCGGCGAAGACGCGCTTGAAGAGCAGATGAAACGGCGCGCCGACGAAATCAGACAGGCTTTTGCCAACGAGTTCATCACCCCGGCGGGACGGCTCGCCCATAACGACCAGACATCGTATGCCCTGGCTTTCCTCCAGGACCTGATACCGGCAGAGCATGACGAAGCCGCCCGGCGGCATTTCCGGCAGGTGATCATCGATGCCGACTACAAGATCGGCACCGGCTTCATCGGCACCCCTGCCCTCTTGCCGGCCCTGACGAAGCTCGGCATGGACGATCTCGCCGAAAAGGTCTTCCTGCAGGAGGATGTGCCGGGCTGGCTCTATCAGGTCTCGAAGGGAGCGACGACGATCTGGGAGCGCTGGGATTCCATGGCGCCCGACGGCACCATCTACGAACCCGACATGAACAGCTACAATCACTATGCCTATGGCGCGGTCTGCCAATGGCTGTTCGAATGTGTCGCCGGCATTTCGCCGAGCCCGGATGCGCCGGGGTTTGCCGAGGTCATCGTTGATCCCGCGCCGATCCCCTCGCTTTCGCCTGTTTCGGCCTATCACGACATCAGCCAGGGACGCATCGAGGCCGGCTGGCGCTACGCCGACAACGAGGTCACGTATGTGCTGACGCTTCCAGAGGGCTGCGTCGGCCGTTTCCGGCCCGGACGGCGGCATCGGAACCCGTCGCTTGACGGAAAGCCTGTCACCGGGGAGGCCGTTCTCTCGCCGGGCACGCACCAGCTGGTTTTTTCTCTACCCGATCATTGA
- a CDS encoding Xaa-Pro peptidase family protein — translation MSWQHPVPRITDDEKQLRLSRLRERIEAEGLAGILLGPTESLRYFTGLVWHPSERFLGALVTPTAIVYIVPGFERSRVETLPHLPGEILVWEEEESSAALILRLVGQGGALALDDGLPLFFYHALAAVAGAERLSDGGRLIRDLRRIKSDAEIALIQYAMNLTLDVHKQVHALLKPGLRSSEVVDFIDRQHRLAGADDGSTFAIVSFGAATSLPHGADGDQILAEGEVILVDTGCRIDGYHSDITRTYVLDGGNSAFERAWRIEREAQQAVFDAARIGAPCSSLDDAARKVLAKHSLGPDYRLPGLPHRAGHGLGLEIHEEPYIVRGNDTPLAAGMCFSDEPMIVFPEKFGIRLEDHIYMTAEGPRWFTHPATGPSEPFS, via the coding sequence ATGTCGTGGCAGCATCCCGTACCCCGCATCACCGACGACGAAAAGCAGCTCCGTCTGTCGAGGCTTCGGGAGAGGATCGAAGCTGAAGGATTGGCCGGGATACTTCTTGGGCCGACCGAGAGCCTGCGCTATTTCACCGGGCTTGTCTGGCATCCGAGCGAAAGGTTCCTCGGTGCGCTCGTGACGCCCACGGCCATCGTCTACATCGTTCCGGGCTTCGAGCGCAGCCGTGTCGAAACCCTGCCGCATCTGCCCGGGGAAATCCTGGTCTGGGAAGAGGAAGAGAGCAGTGCTGCCCTCATTTTGCGGCTTGTCGGTCAGGGCGGCGCGCTTGCCCTCGACGACGGTCTGCCGCTTTTCTTCTATCACGCATTGGCAGCGGTGGCAGGCGCCGAAAGGCTTTCTGACGGCGGGCGGCTGATCCGCGATCTGCGTCGCATCAAATCGGATGCGGAGATCGCTCTCATCCAATATGCGATGAACCTGACGCTCGACGTCCATAAACAGGTGCATGCGCTGTTGAAGCCAGGCCTCAGATCATCCGAGGTGGTCGATTTCATCGATCGGCAGCATCGCCTCGCCGGCGCTGACGACGGTTCGACGTTCGCAATCGTCTCCTTCGGCGCGGCAACCTCGCTTCCGCACGGCGCTGACGGCGACCAGATCCTTGCCGAGGGCGAGGTCATTCTCGTCGATACAGGCTGCCGCATCGACGGTTATCATTCCGATATCACCCGGACTTACGTGCTGGATGGCGGCAACAGCGCCTTCGAACGCGCCTGGCGGATCGAACGCGAGGCGCAGCAGGCCGTCTTCGACGCAGCCCGGATCGGCGCTCCCTGCTCGAGCCTCGACGATGCCGCCCGCAAGGTGCTCGCCAAACACTCTCTCGGGCCTGACTATCGCCTGCCGGGACTGCCGCATCGCGCCGGCCATGGCCTTGGGTTGGAGATTCACGAGGAGCCTTATATCGTGCGTGGCAACGATACACCGCTTGCCGCCGGCATGTGTTTTTCCGACGAGCCGATGATCGTCTTTCCCGAAAAATTCGGGATCCGGCTGGAAGACCATATCTATATGACCGCCGAAGGTCCGCGCTGGTTCACCCATCCGGCGACGGGACCGAGCGAGCCGTTCTCCTGA
- a CDS encoding GntR family transcriptional regulator: MEKDAENVRVRGSGTQSVYVTLRREILSMALEPGSPLDEVRLSERFGMSRTPIREALLRLVADGLVTTLPNRNTIVAPIDFASLPTYFEALTLMYRVTTRGAAARRNGDIMKTVRRHQKDFADAVAARDAYAMIEANREFHVAIAELAGNSYYTTFFARLLDEGRRILRLYYSTFDDRLPRQYVDEHEEIIAAIEAGDAERADQLAIAHAAQIVRQIQDYIARDLDRPVAINLS, encoded by the coding sequence ATGGAGAAGGACGCGGAAAATGTGCGGGTGCGCGGCTCGGGCACGCAGAGCGTCTATGTGACGCTGCGTCGGGAAATCCTGTCGATGGCGCTGGAGCCCGGCAGTCCGCTTGACGAGGTCCGGCTCTCCGAGCGCTTCGGGATGTCGCGGACGCCCATTCGCGAGGCGCTGTTGCGGCTTGTCGCCGACGGGCTGGTCACGACGCTGCCGAACCGGAATACGATCGTTGCGCCGATCGATTTCGCAAGCCTGCCCACCTATTTCGAAGCGCTGACGCTGATGTACCGGGTTACGACACGCGGGGCGGCAGCGCGGCGAAATGGTGACATCATGAAGACCGTCCGCCGGCACCAGAAGGACTTCGCCGACGCTGTTGCCGCACGCGACGCCTATGCGATGATCGAGGCGAACCGCGAATTTCACGTCGCAATCGCCGAGCTTGCCGGCAATTCCTACTACACCACCTTCTTTGCGAGGCTGCTCGATGAAGGCCGGCGCATCCTTCGCCTCTATTATTCGACATTCGACGACCGCCTGCCGCGCCAGTATGTCGACGAACATGAGGAAATAATCGCCGCGATCGAGGCCGGCGACGCTGAGCGCGCCGACCAGCTGGCGATCGCTCACGCCGCGCAGATCGTCCGTCAGATTCAGGATTATATCGCTCGCGACCTCGACCGGCCGGTAGCGATCAACTTATCCTGA
- a CDS encoding ABC transporter substrate-binding protein has protein sequence MTHRIKRILAGASALLALAAASPSQAETTLSFLIDNNPDTVAAAEALVAAYQAKAPDVTIEIEQRPGGGEGDNIIKTRLATGEMSDVFLYNSGSLLQALKPTQTLVDLSGLPSQAKVDESFKAVVSADGKLYGVPFGTAMAGGILYNRKIYQDLGLSVPKTWADFMANNAKVKASGKVAVAQTYRDTWTSQLFVLADYYNLHAAVPNFAADYTANKAKYAETPAAMKGFERLKDVHDAGLMNEDFGAASYDDGLRMVATGEAAHYPMLSFAVGALKQNYPENLGDVGFFAQPSDDAATNGLTVWMPPGLYIPATSQHAEEAKKFVDFAGSVEGCKVMVETNAIQGPSLVDGCDLPADVPPAIKEMLPYFEAKDKTTPALEFVSPVKGPALEQITVEVGSGIRQPADAAKLYDDDVRKQAKQLGLPNW, from the coding sequence ATGACACATCGGATAAAGCGCATTCTTGCGGGCGCGTCGGCGCTTCTGGCATTGGCTGCGGCCAGCCCGTCGCAGGCGGAAACCACGCTGTCTTTCCTGATAGACAACAACCCCGACACGGTCGCGGCGGCCGAGGCCCTGGTCGCCGCCTACCAGGCCAAGGCACCCGACGTGACGATCGAGATCGAGCAGCGGCCAGGTGGCGGCGAGGGCGACAACATCATCAAGACGCGCCTGGCGACCGGGGAAATGTCCGATGTGTTCCTCTACAATTCCGGCTCGCTCTTGCAGGCGCTGAAGCCCACGCAGACGCTTGTCGATCTGAGCGGCCTGCCGTCGCAAGCGAAGGTGGACGAAAGCTTCAAGGCTGTCGTCAGCGCCGACGGCAAGCTCTACGGCGTTCCGTTCGGCACGGCGATGGCGGGCGGGATTCTCTATAACAGGAAGATCTACCAGGACCTCGGCCTGTCCGTTCCGAAGACATGGGCGGACTTCATGGCCAACAACGCCAAGGTCAAGGCATCGGGAAAGGTCGCCGTGGCGCAAACCTATCGCGACACATGGACCTCGCAGCTCTTCGTTCTGGCCGACTACTATAATCTGCACGCCGCCGTGCCGAACTTCGCCGCCGACTACACCGCCAACAAGGCAAAATATGCCGAAACACCAGCGGCCATGAAGGGCTTCGAACGGCTGAAGGACGTTCACGACGCAGGCCTGATGAACGAAGACTTCGGCGCAGCAAGCTATGACGACGGCCTGCGAATGGTGGCGACCGGAGAGGCGGCGCATTATCCGATGCTGAGCTTCGCCGTCGGCGCGCTCAAACAGAATTATCCCGAGAATCTGGGCGATGTCGGCTTCTTCGCCCAGCCGAGCGACGATGCAGCGACGAACGGGCTGACGGTCTGGATGCCGCCGGGCCTTTATATCCCGGCTACCAGCCAGCATGCCGAGGAAGCGAAAAAATTCGTCGATTTCGCCGGAAGCGTCGAGGGCTGCAAGGTGATGGTGGAAACCAACGCCATCCAAGGGCCTTCCCTGGTCGACGGCTGCGACCTGCCGGCGGACGTGCCGCCTGCAATCAAGGAGATGCTTCCTTACTTCGAGGCAAAGGACAAAACGACGCCGGCGCTGGAATTCGTCTCTCCGGTCAAGGGACCGGCGCTCGAGCAGATCACCGTGGAGGTCGGCTCCGGCATCCGCCAGCCCGCCGACGCGGCGAAGCTTTATGACGACGATGTGCGCAAGCAGGCCAAGCAGCTCGGGCTGCCGAACTGGTAG
- a CDS encoding LacI family DNA-binding transcriptional regulator: protein MSIEDKQRLQRNDRVTIRTVAKHAGVSVAAVSKVMRNAYGVSEGLRAKVTGAIEELGYRPSRAARGLRGRSFTIGVLLIDIRNPFLPEVIAGVNGVLALSHYQAMIGVSDARVQLETSLIESMIDYKMDGLILVAPRLPSEIIAKFASEIPIVAVGFHDAGATAFDTVNADDQCGAEIAVEALLACGYRDIEMLSLGEREGHQVSVVRQREIGFRRAMQRAGLGSSAPISKIPIAQPKREETMRKFLSRKNRPRAVFCWSDLDAITLLSLAMEMGVRVPEDLAVIGYDNSSTAALGLVNLASIDQSGRELGQVATRTLISRIEGRTSAEHIFQIPSLVSRSSLTRSGSAKGA from the coding sequence ATGTCGATCGAAGACAAACAAAGACTGCAACGAAATGATCGCGTGACGATCCGGACAGTGGCAAAGCACGCAGGCGTTTCGGTCGCCGCGGTTTCCAAGGTAATGCGAAATGCCTACGGCGTCAGCGAAGGGCTGCGCGCGAAGGTGACCGGTGCCATCGAAGAGCTCGGCTATCGCCCTTCGCGGGCGGCACGGGGCCTGCGCGGCCGCAGTTTCACCATCGGGGTACTGCTGATCGACATCCGCAATCCCTTCCTGCCGGAGGTGATTGCCGGCGTGAACGGCGTGCTGGCGCTTTCGCATTATCAGGCGATGATCGGCGTCAGCGATGCGCGGGTGCAGCTGGAGACCTCGTTGATCGAGTCGATGATCGACTACAAGATGGACGGTCTGATCCTCGTCGCGCCGCGCTTGCCCTCCGAGATTATCGCCAAGTTCGCGTCAGAGATACCGATCGTCGCCGTCGGTTTTCACGATGCCGGCGCCACCGCCTTCGATACCGTCAATGCCGACGACCAGTGCGGGGCAGAGATCGCGGTGGAGGCGCTGCTTGCCTGCGGCTACCGCGATATCGAAATGCTCAGTCTCGGCGAGCGCGAGGGCCATCAGGTCTCCGTCGTTCGTCAGCGTGAGATCGGCTTCCGCCGGGCGATGCAGCGCGCCGGGCTCGGGTCGTCTGCGCCAATCAGCAAAATTCCCATCGCCCAGCCAAAGCGGGAGGAAACGATGCGAAAATTCCTGTCGCGAAAGAACAGGCCGCGTGCAGTATTCTGCTGGAGCGATCTCGACGCGATTACCCTTTTGAGCCTGGCGATGGAGATGGGGGTGCGCGTGCCCGAAGACCTCGCCGTCATCGGCTACGACAATTCGTCGACCGCAGCGCTCGGTCTCGTCAATCTCGCAAGCATCGATCAGTCGGGCAGGGAACTCGGCCAGGTCGCCACCCGGACGTTGATTTCCAGGATAGAGGGCCGCACCAGCGCGGAGCATATTTTCCAGATACCGTCGCTGGTCAGCCGCAGCAGCCTGACCCGTTCCGGCAGCGCCAAAGGCGCTTAG
- a CDS encoding alpha-L-fucosidase, with protein MDADNLQSLALPEEKKAWFVHDRFGMFVHWGLYALPARHEWVKSREELDDADYQKYFDHFDPDLYDPREWARRAKAAGMKYVVLTTKHHEGFCLWDTKATDFKVTNTPYGKDLLRPFVDAFRAEGLRIGFYYSLIDWHHPDFTVDPRHPQRNHPDAMRINEGRDISRYAAFMREQVRELLTEFGQIDIMWFDFSYPQWKLGELVGKGHRDWESEKLVRLVRELAPDIIINNRLDLAGLQPDIVTPEQYMPRAWPKRDGRRVVWEACQTLSGSWGYHRDEDTWKSTEQLVQMLVGTVAIGGNLLMNVGPTARGTLDHRALAALAAYEEWMALHERSIVGCTQSDFTAPPDCRLTQNGDRLYIHIFNWPYKHLHFDALAGKIEYAQFLHDGSEVTWLQPSANTLWANTQFPVAEDELTFVLPVRRPKVVVPVIEVKLKTASAAGIQD; from the coding sequence ATGGATGCCGACAATCTGCAGTCACTGGCCTTGCCCGAGGAGAAGAAGGCCTGGTTCGTTCACGATCGGTTCGGCATGTTCGTGCATTGGGGACTTTACGCCCTGCCGGCGCGCCATGAATGGGTGAAGAGCCGCGAAGAACTTGATGACGCCGACTACCAGAAATATTTCGATCATTTCGACCCCGACCTCTACGACCCCAGAGAATGGGCGAGACGGGCGAAGGCGGCGGGCATGAAATATGTGGTGCTGACGACCAAGCACCATGAGGGATTCTGCCTCTGGGACACCAAGGCGACCGACTTCAAGGTGACCAACACGCCTTACGGAAAGGATCTGCTGCGGCCTTTCGTCGACGCCTTCCGCGCCGAAGGATTGAGGATCGGCTTCTACTATTCGCTGATCGACTGGCATCATCCCGACTTCACGGTCGATCCGCGCCACCCGCAGCGCAACCATCCCGACGCGATGAGGATCAACGAAGGCCGCGATATCAGCCGCTATGCCGCTTTCATGCGCGAGCAGGTGCGTGAGTTGCTGACCGAGTTCGGGCAGATCGACATCATGTGGTTTGATTTCAGCTATCCCCAGTGGAAGCTCGGAGAACTGGTCGGCAAGGGCCATCGGGACTGGGAAAGCGAGAAACTCGTGCGCCTGGTGCGCGAGCTTGCCCCCGATATCATCATCAACAACCGGCTCGACCTTGCCGGCCTGCAGCCCGACATCGTCACGCCGGAGCAATATATGCCGCGCGCCTGGCCGAAACGCGACGGCCGGCGTGTCGTCTGGGAGGCCTGCCAGACGCTGAGCGGCTCCTGGGGCTATCACCGCGACGAGGACACCTGGAAAAGCACCGAGCAGCTGGTGCAGATGCTGGTCGGCACCGTTGCCATAGGCGGCAATCTTTTGATGAATGTCGGGCCGACGGCGCGCGGTACTCTCGACCATCGCGCACTCGCCGCCCTTGCCGCTTATGAAGAGTGGATGGCGCTGCACGAGCGCAGCATCGTCGGCTGCACCCAGTCCGATTTTACCGCGCCCCCCGATTGCCGGCTGACGCAGAATGGCGACCGCCTCTACATCCACATCTTCAACTGGCCCTACAAGCATCTGCATTTCGATGCGCTGGCGGGCAAGATCGAATATGCGCAGTTCCTGCATGACGGCAGCGAGGTCACCTGGCTGCAGCCGTCCGCCAATACGCTATGGGCGAACACGCAGTTCCCCGTCGCCGAGGACGAACTGACATTCGTCCTGCCGGTGCGCCGACCCAAGGTCGTGGTTCCCGTCATCGAGGTCAAGCTCAAGACCGCGAGCGCTGCCGGCATTCAAGACTGA